Genomic window (Kangiella profundi):
ATGATGGGTAATGTGTGGCGGAGTTGTTTACAGAAATTGCAGTCAGAGTTATCTGCTACTGAATTCAACACTTGGATCAAACCTCTTCAAGTCAAGGAAACAGATTCGGAAATGGCTTTGTATGCACCGAATCCCTTTTTCGTTGACTGGATTCGTCAGCAATACCTGGATCGTATTAATGAATACCTTGAACAGAAAGACTCTTCTTCTCAAAAACAAATTTCACTGCATGTGGGTAACTTAAACCAGGCCGTAGAGCAAAGCAGCTCTACTTCTGCCGCATCGTCTACTTCTAATGGTGCCAGTGTAGATACCTCCAACCAGATTCGCTCAACAACATTTGCCAAAACTGAACAAGCACCTTCAGGTTTCCAACAGAACAATCTTAACCCTAACTTTATTTTTAGTAATTTTGTTGAAGGTAAATCAAATCAGTTAGCTCGCGCAGCTGCGCAGCAGGTTACCGAAAATCCAGGTGAAGCTTATAACCCCTTGTTTATCTACGGTGGCGTAGGTTTGGGTAAAACCCACTTGATGCACTCTGTGGGTAATGCCATTTTAGAACAAAAGCCCAATGCCAGGATTGTCTATCTGCATTCTGAACGGTTTATGGCCAATATGGTTAAAGCACTACAGACCGGAACGATGGACAAGTTTAAAAACTTTTACCGCTCTGTTGATGCCCTACTGATTGATGATATCCAGTTCTTTGCTAATAAAGGCCGTACTCAGGAAGAGTTCTTCCACACCTTCAACAACCTGATCGAAAAGAACAAGCAGGTTATTATCACCTGTGATAGATTTCCTAAAGAGGTTGAGGGCCTTGAAGAGCGTCTTAAGTCTAGATTCGGTTGGGGCCTGACTGTTGCAGTTGAACCACCCGAACTTGAAACGAGAGTGGCAATTTTAATGAGCAAGGCTCATTCCTCTAAAATCGAGCTACCTAATGAAGTTGCTTTCTTTATCGCTAAACGCATACGTTCTAATGTTCGTGAGCTGGAGGGGGCGTTAAAACGTGTCATTGCGAATGCCCAGTTTACTGGGCGGGCTATTACCCTGGATTTTGTTAAAGACGCTCTTAAAGATTTGATTGCTGCTCAGGACAAATTGATTTCTATTGAAAACATACAAAAAACTGTTGCCAGCTATTACAAGATCAAGGTTTCTGATCTATTATCTCAAAGACGGAGTCGGTCTATTGCTCGACCTCGACAAATGGCTATGGCATTGGCGAAAAACCTCACCAATCATAGCCTACCCGAAATCGGCGATGCTTTTGGGGGAAAGGACCATACTACGGTTTTACATGCCTGTCGTAAGATAGAGCAGCTTAAAGGCGAAAGCATCGATATTGAAGAAGACTTTTCCAATTTACTAAGGACTCTGTCCAGCTAATAACAAGGTGTCTCTATGCGTTTTACCATAAGCCGGGATCAATTGCTGGCGCCACTTCAATTGGTCAGTGGTGCTGTAGAAAAGCGACAAACTCTTCCTGTTCTATCTAATGTTTTAATGGTTGTTGATGATAGTAAGTTATCACTTACTGCGACAGACCTTGAAGTAGAGCTTAAAGCACAGGTTGAACTTGAAGGAGAATTTGAGCCTGGTGAAATCACAGTTCCGGCCCGAAAACTGCTTGATATCGTACGCAGTCTCGGTGATGGCGAAAATGTTAAGGTTGAACAGTCAGAAACACGTCTTAAGTTAATTACTCCTAGCAGCCGCTTTAGCCTATCTACTATGTCTGCAAATGAGTTTCCTAATCTTGATGAAACGGCAAGTCTCGCATCTCTGGAATTGACTCAGGAAGTACTAAAAACCCTGATTGAGAAAACACAGTTTGCAATGGCCCAGCAAGATGTTCGGTATTATCTCAACGGTATGTTGTTTGAGTTTGATAATGACCGTTTAACGACTGTTGCTACCGATGGCCATCGTCTGGCACTTTCTCGTGCTAAAGTATTAATCGATACAGAAGATAAAATTAGCGCTATCATTCCTCGCAAAGGTGT
Coding sequences:
- the dnaA gene encoding chromosomal replication initiator protein DnaA, yielding MMGNVWRSCLQKLQSELSATEFNTWIKPLQVKETDSEMALYAPNPFFVDWIRQQYLDRINEYLEQKDSSSQKQISLHVGNLNQAVEQSSSTSAASSTSNGASVDTSNQIRSTTFAKTEQAPSGFQQNNLNPNFIFSNFVEGKSNQLARAAAQQVTENPGEAYNPLFIYGGVGLGKTHLMHSVGNAILEQKPNARIVYLHSERFMANMVKALQTGTMDKFKNFYRSVDALLIDDIQFFANKGRTQEEFFHTFNNLIEKNKQVIITCDRFPKEVEGLEERLKSRFGWGLTVAVEPPELETRVAILMSKAHSSKIELPNEVAFFIAKRIRSNVRELEGALKRVIANAQFTGRAITLDFVKDALKDLIAAQDKLISIENIQKTVASYYKIKVSDLLSQRRSRSIARPRQMAMALAKNLTNHSLPEIGDAFGGKDHTTVLHACRKIEQLKGESIDIEEDFSNLLRTLSS
- the dnaN gene encoding DNA polymerase III subunit beta, translated to MRFTISRDQLLAPLQLVSGAVEKRQTLPVLSNVLMVVDDSKLSLTATDLEVELKAQVELEGEFEPGEITVPARKLLDIVRSLGDGENVKVEQSETRLKLITPSSRFSLSTMSANEFPNLDETASLASLELTQEVLKTLIEKTQFAMAQQDVRYYLNGMLFEFDNDRLTTVATDGHRLALSRAKVLIDTEDKISAIIPRKGVTELARLLEHSEEKVTLNLGSNHIKVIGADYSFTSKLVDGRFPEYDKVLPRNGDKVVIADRELFKESLSRASILCNEKFRGVRFMLSNEQVRLHANNPEQEEAEVEFGVEYQGSDLEIGFNVSYMIDVMNTIKTQQVKLTFIDANSSTLIEEVDGGESLYVVMPMRL